A stretch of Paludisphaera borealis DNA encodes these proteins:
- a CDS encoding YgfZ/GcvT domain-containing protein translates to MMSRFDSYRAVDEAVGWIDRSSRSRLEISGPDAAKFLHNLTTNDIKRLPQGRGCEAFVTSPQGKTLAYISVLARPDALLVRSDPDGLALALPHLRKYGVFDDVTLVDRTEDSREYHLAGPVCEAWLASVGGTAPEADDLAFVVTRVLGRDVLCIRESPTGRSGLTLIAFGSDASELGEALRSASSGPVEIDAETFEALRIEAGTPVFGREATESNLPQEIGRDDRAINFVKGCYLGQETVARLDALGHVNRIVKGLRFEPGAPCPPPGAVLEADGKRVGVVTSSAFSPGWKSCVGLGLVRVSHSAPGTTLAWVGAEDSTSYAATVCDLPSRPPLEAVPVAPLDGL, encoded by the coding sequence ATGATGAGTCGTTTCGATTCTTATCGGGCGGTTGACGAGGCGGTCGGCTGGATCGATCGATCCTCGCGCTCGCGGCTGGAGATTTCGGGACCCGACGCCGCCAAGTTTCTGCACAATCTGACCACGAACGACATCAAGCGGCTGCCCCAAGGGCGCGGTTGCGAAGCCTTCGTGACCAGTCCGCAAGGCAAGACGCTGGCGTACATCTCCGTGCTGGCCCGGCCCGACGCGCTGCTGGTCCGATCCGATCCCGACGGCCTGGCGCTGGCGTTGCCTCACCTGCGGAAGTACGGCGTGTTCGACGATGTCACGCTGGTTGATCGCACCGAGGACTCGCGCGAATACCACCTCGCGGGGCCGGTGTGCGAGGCGTGGCTCGCGAGTGTGGGCGGAACCGCGCCGGAGGCCGACGACCTGGCCTTCGTCGTCACCCGCGTGCTCGGCCGCGACGTGCTTTGCATTCGCGAATCGCCCACCGGACGGTCCGGCCTGACCTTGATCGCGTTCGGCTCGGACGCTTCGGAGCTTGGCGAGGCGCTGCGGTCGGCAAGCTCGGGACCGGTCGAGATCGACGCCGAGACCTTCGAGGCGCTCCGGATCGAGGCGGGGACGCCGGTCTTCGGCCGTGAGGCGACCGAGAGCAACCTGCCCCAGGAGATCGGCCGCGACGACCGCGCGATCAATTTCGTGAAAGGCTGCTACCTGGGTCAGGAGACCGTCGCCCGGCTCGACGCGTTGGGCCACGTGAACCGGATCGTCAAGGGCCTGCGATTCGAGCCGGGCGCCCCGTGTCCGCCGCCGGGCGCCGTGCTCGAAGCCGACGGCAAGCGCGTCGGCGTGGTCACGTCGTCGGCCTTCTCGCCGGGCTGGAAATCGTGCGTCGGCCTGGGCTTGGTCCGCGTATCGCACTCGGCTCCCGGCACGACTCTCGCCTGGGTGGGGGCCGAAGACTCCACGTCCTACGCGGCGACCGTCTGCGACCTCCCCTCGCGGCCGCCGCTCGAAGCCGTTCCCGTCGCCCCCCTCGACGGGCTCTGA
- a CDS encoding DUF3536 domain-containing protein — protein MPHPRYICIHGHFYQPPRENPWLGVVEVQDSAAPFHDWNERVTHESYAPNTRARLLDDRGRITNILNNYAWMSFNFGPTLLQWMADAEPDVLRKIVEADRLSRERRGGHGNAIAQAYNHMIMPLASAVDKRTQVLWGVADFRHRFGREPEGMWLAETAVDVASLEALADAGIKFTILAPRQAKRWRRIGEKTWIENGGGIDPSQAYLCRLPSGRSIALFFYDGIISQQVAFERLLDRGERFLGRLFGGFDGHRDHPQLMHIATDGESYGHHHAHGDMALAYVLERLSKDPNVKLTNYGEFLELHPPRWEVEIHENSSWSCVHGVERWRSDCGCKTRGDWQQKWRGPLRSALDGLKEQLDHLFSTRGRVCFRDPWAARDGYIRVILSRYSEEAIQAFLNEFGHPDLDDQQTTDALRLLEIQLDAMLMYTSCGWFFDELSGLETTQCLQYAARAISMARQFDRDLEEAFVTALEAAPSNLPQYGDGRGVWEQCIRPSVVDLDRVLAHHAISLIYQSGDDGRRDDASAYDVQTLDQQIRTRGVGHLAVGRLRARSRRTWNEAESNFVVVHFGGLDFHTVLSSSLSAEDFLEFQSRLLPIYRSGSLAELMRLLDQEFPGATHQLDDLFRDEQRRIIGIVLSDRFEDYRRAFEHLANEDEEVLNRLGRLRYPIPKPLRAAASTYLDHHLREQIDWLETGEEHSLAPVEHLCDRGRSWGYTPEREALGKAVAEGLQRTLRGIQDGSNLGMVATRVELLLDAAALLGMKPDLWQVQNQFLDAFIRLSDDGTLDPSLREIFAKLAVRLDVSPSVLDWRP, from the coding sequence ATGCCGCATCCTCGCTACATCTGTATTCATGGACATTTTTATCAGCCGCCACGCGAGAACCCGTGGCTGGGCGTCGTCGAGGTTCAGGACTCCGCCGCGCCGTTCCACGACTGGAACGAGCGCGTCACCCACGAGAGCTACGCCCCCAACACCCGGGCGCGGTTGCTCGACGACCGGGGGCGGATCACCAACATCCTCAACAATTACGCGTGGATGAGCTTCAATTTCGGGCCGACGCTGCTCCAGTGGATGGCCGACGCCGAGCCCGACGTGCTGCGGAAGATCGTCGAGGCCGATCGCCTCAGCCGCGAGCGGCGGGGGGGCCACGGCAACGCGATCGCCCAGGCGTACAATCACATGATCATGCCGCTGGCGAGCGCCGTCGACAAGCGGACGCAGGTGCTGTGGGGAGTCGCCGATTTCCGTCATCGGTTCGGCCGCGAGCCCGAGGGGATGTGGCTGGCCGAGACGGCCGTCGACGTCGCCTCGCTCGAAGCTCTGGCCGACGCTGGGATCAAGTTCACGATCCTCGCGCCCCGGCAGGCGAAGCGGTGGCGGAGGATCGGCGAGAAGACCTGGATCGAGAACGGCGGCGGAATCGATCCGTCGCAGGCGTACCTCTGCCGGCTCCCCTCGGGCCGTTCGATCGCGTTGTTCTTCTACGACGGGATCATCTCGCAGCAGGTCGCGTTCGAGCGGCTGCTGGATCGCGGCGAGCGGTTCCTGGGCCGTCTGTTCGGCGGGTTCGACGGTCATCGCGACCATCCCCAACTCATGCACATCGCCACCGACGGCGAATCGTACGGCCATCACCACGCGCACGGCGACATGGCGCTGGCGTACGTGCTCGAACGGCTGTCGAAAGATCCGAACGTCAAGCTCACCAATTACGGCGAGTTCCTCGAACTGCATCCGCCGCGGTGGGAGGTCGAGATCCACGAGAACAGCTCGTGGAGCTGCGTCCACGGCGTCGAACGCTGGCGGTCCGACTGCGGCTGCAAGACGCGGGGCGACTGGCAGCAAAAATGGCGAGGTCCGTTGCGGTCGGCACTCGACGGACTCAAGGAGCAGCTCGACCACCTGTTCAGCACCCGGGGCCGCGTCTGCTTCCGCGACCCCTGGGCGGCGCGCGACGGCTACATCCGCGTGATCCTCAGTCGCTATTCCGAGGAGGCGATTCAGGCGTTTCTGAACGAGTTCGGGCATCCCGATCTCGACGATCAGCAGACGACCGACGCGCTTCGGCTGCTGGAGATTCAGCTCGACGCCATGCTGATGTACACGTCGTGCGGCTGGTTCTTCGACGAGCTGAGCGGCCTTGAGACGACCCAGTGTCTCCAGTACGCGGCGCGGGCGATCTCGATGGCGCGGCAGTTCGACCGCGATCTCGAAGAGGCGTTCGTCACGGCGCTCGAGGCCGCGCCCAGCAACTTGCCGCAGTACGGCGACGGCCGGGGCGTCTGGGAGCAGTGCATCCGGCCGTCGGTCGTGGACCTCGACCGCGTGCTGGCCCATCACGCCATCAGCCTGATCTACCAGTCCGGCGACGACGGCCGGCGCGACGACGCCTCGGCCTACGACGTGCAGACCCTGGATCAGCAGATCCGGACCCGGGGCGTCGGGCACCTGGCCGTGGGCCGGCTCCGCGCCCGGTCGCGACGGACCTGGAACGAAGCCGAGAGCAACTTCGTCGTCGTCCATTTCGGAGGGCTCGACTTCCACACGGTGCTGAGTTCGAGCCTGAGCGCCGAGGACTTTCTGGAGTTCCAGTCGCGGTTGCTGCCGATCTATCGATCGGGCTCGCTGGCCGAGCTGATGAGGCTTCTGGACCAGGAGTTCCCGGGCGCCACGCACCAGCTCGACGACCTGTTCCGGGACGAGCAGCGGCGGATCATCGGGATCGTGCTCAGCGACCGCTTCGAAGACTATCGCCGCGCGTTCGAGCATCTCGCCAACGAGGACGAAGAGGTTCTCAATCGGCTGGGAAGGCTGCGGTATCCGATCCCCAAGCCGCTCCGCGCGGCGGCCTCGACCTATCTCGACCACCATCTGCGCGAGCAGATCGATTGGCTCGAAACCGGCGAGGAGCACAGCCTCGCGCCCGTCGAGCACCTCTGCGACCGAGGACGAAGCTGGGGCTACACTCCCGAACGCGAGGCCCTGGGCAAGGCCGTCGCCGAGGGCTTGCAGCGCACGCTGCGGGGAATCCAGGACGGCTCGAACCTCGGCATGGTCGCCACCCGGGTCGAACTCCTGCTCGACGCCGCCGCCCTGCTGGGGATGAAGCCCGACCTCTGGCAGGTCCAGAACCAGTTCCTCGACGCGTTCATCAGACTGTCCGACGACGGCACCCTCGATCCGTCGCTGCGCGAGATCTTCGCCAAACTCGCCGTCCGCCTCGACGTCAGCCCGTCCGTACTCGACTGGCGTCCCTGA
- a CDS encoding lactate racemase domain-containing protein, with translation MSRYVVSYGNESLDFELPAESVVGCWNGPDGMEPEAAEAALRAAIEQPRGYPPLRQVVVPGDHVAIAIDSGLRRTGTLVKVLREVLNESGVEPDSINVVALSAPVEGAEAEKGGPTVEIHDPSDRDRLSYLATTAEGRRVYLNRTLTDADVVLPVGLLRYDPLVGRHGPWSLIFPGLSDQETGESYRRGMRDDSQDQAFPQPHIDEALEASWLLGSQMQIGVVPGVRGPAEFVAGLMETVRDQGADAVDRLWSFQPEARAELVVAGIGRPGVATTIDDLAAGLATASRLVRHGGKIVALCQVREALGPALQRLIASGDSISSSGVLSGHESDRDSVAGRRLAKVLGWADVYLLSGLDHETVEDLSMIPVERIEDVRRLAARAASCTFVSQAEWTRGFVPDTDAS, from the coding sequence GTGTCGCGATACGTCGTTTCTTATGGCAATGAGAGCCTGGATTTCGAGCTTCCGGCTGAGTCGGTCGTCGGCTGCTGGAATGGTCCCGACGGAATGGAGCCGGAAGCCGCCGAGGCCGCGCTCCGCGCGGCGATCGAGCAACCGCGCGGGTATCCGCCGCTGCGACAGGTCGTTGTTCCAGGGGACCACGTCGCCATCGCGATCGACTCCGGCCTGCGACGAACCGGAACCCTCGTCAAGGTCCTACGAGAGGTCTTGAACGAGTCGGGAGTCGAGCCCGATTCGATCAACGTGGTCGCTCTCTCCGCGCCGGTCGAAGGCGCCGAGGCGGAAAAGGGGGGGCCGACGGTCGAGATCCACGACCCGTCTGATCGCGACCGACTGTCGTACCTGGCGACGACCGCCGAAGGACGGCGCGTCTATCTCAACCGGACCCTGACCGACGCCGACGTCGTGTTGCCCGTCGGGCTGCTTCGGTACGATCCGCTCGTGGGTCGTCACGGTCCCTGGAGCTTGATTTTCCCCGGCCTGAGTGACCAGGAGACCGGTGAATCCTACCGTCGCGGCATGCGCGACGACTCCCAGGATCAGGCCTTTCCGCAGCCGCACATCGACGAGGCGCTGGAGGCTTCCTGGTTGCTGGGGAGTCAGATGCAGATCGGCGTGGTTCCAGGAGTCCGCGGTCCGGCGGAATTCGTGGCCGGGCTGATGGAGACGGTCCGCGACCAGGGTGCCGATGCGGTCGACCGGCTCTGGAGTTTCCAGCCCGAAGCGCGCGCCGAGCTGGTCGTGGCGGGGATCGGGCGGCCCGGCGTTGCGACAACCATCGACGACCTTGCCGCCGGCCTGGCGACCGCGAGTCGCCTGGTACGGCACGGCGGCAAGATCGTCGCGCTTTGCCAGGTCCGCGAAGCGCTCGGCCCCGCGTTGCAGCGTCTGATCGCGTCCGGCGATTCGATCTCGTCGTCGGGCGTCCTGTCAGGACACGAATCCGACCGCGATTCCGTCGCCGGCCGTCGGCTCGCCAAGGTTCTCGGATGGGCCGACGTTTATCTCCTCAGCGGCCTCGATCATGAGACCGTCGAGGATCTGTCGATGATCCCGGTCGAACGGATCGAGGACGTTCGGCGCCTCGCCGCCCGCGCGGCGTCGTGCACGTTCGTCAGCCAGGCCGAATGGACGCGTGGTTTCGTGCCCGACACGGACGCCTCCTGA
- a CDS encoding ECF-type sigma factor gives MSEVTRVLSAIDQGDAQAAEQLLPLVYDELRRLAAQRLAQEKPGQTLQATALVNEAYLRLVGHDGGRNWDGRGHFFAAAAEAMRRILIDNARRKRCEKHGGGLRRRELDEVEIVAEAADDDVLALDEALIRLAAEDPAKAELVKLRYFAGLSIEQAANVLGISPATAKRHWTYARAWLFRVIEGADPPPPS, from the coding sequence ATGAGTGAAGTGACTCGCGTCCTCTCAGCCATTGATCAGGGCGACGCCCAAGCTGCCGAGCAGCTGCTGCCGTTGGTCTATGACGAACTCCGCAGGCTGGCCGCCCAGCGGTTGGCTCAGGAGAAGCCGGGGCAGACGCTCCAGGCCACGGCGCTGGTCAACGAGGCCTATCTGCGTCTGGTCGGCCACGACGGCGGCCGGAATTGGGACGGCCGCGGCCACTTCTTCGCCGCCGCGGCCGAGGCCATGCGGCGCATCTTGATCGACAACGCCCGGCGGAAACGGTGCGAAAAGCACGGCGGAGGCCTTCGCCGTCGAGAGCTCGACGAGGTCGAGATCGTCGCCGAGGCCGCCGACGACGACGTGCTGGCCTTGGACGAGGCCTTGATCCGGCTGGCCGCCGAAGACCCGGCCAAGGCCGAGCTGGTAAAGCTCCGCTACTTCGCGGGCCTGTCGATCGAACAAGCCGCCAACGTCCTCGGCATCTCGCCGGCGACGGCCAAGCGACACTGGACGTACGCCCGCGCCTGGTTGTTCCGCGTGATCGAGGGCGCCGACCCTCCCCCGCCGTCCTGA
- a CDS encoding cytochrome P450 has translation MSQRPAQSTPQLPPGPRSPAWWQLVRFAGDPLGLLDECHHRYGDAFTLDIAGYGRFVMLSNPEAVREVFRADPETLHSGEANAMLTATVGRNSVLVLDGAPHARQRRVLVPPLKGERMRAFFDAMRSETFDAARACPLDSPFPALPMMRRITLRVILRTAMGLAPGPEMDRFERKMEAFLSNGRQRYALVLMTIVPINRLSGSRWVPLFRQLSDLDDDLSAVIAARRRGEGPTGGENVLDDLLAATHEDGSPLDDREVRDALITILIAGHETTALALAWALIDIVPRPEVVDRLADELTRVTGGGPPEAEHLPALEYLDAAIRESLRISPVVPFVVRKTVRPFVAGGREYPAGVVLCPCSYLVHRRDELYPEPDQFRSERFLERKFGPHEWFPFGGGNRVCLGMPFSLYEMKTLLATLFGQVRLARPTGARSRARRYGLVLGPDDEARVVVRSLSR, from the coding sequence ATGTCCCAAAGGCCTGCGCAGTCGACGCCTCAGCTTCCTCCCGGACCCAGGTCCCCGGCCTGGTGGCAGCTCGTTCGCTTCGCGGGCGACCCGCTCGGGCTGCTCGACGAGTGCCACCACCGGTACGGCGACGCCTTCACGCTCGACATCGCCGGCTACGGCCGGTTCGTGATGCTTTCCAACCCGGAGGCCGTCCGCGAGGTCTTCCGCGCCGACCCGGAGACGCTCCACTCGGGCGAAGCCAACGCGATGCTCACCGCGACCGTCGGGCGGAACTCGGTGCTGGTGCTCGACGGGGCCCCGCACGCCCGGCAGCGCCGCGTGTTGGTCCCGCCCCTGAAGGGCGAGCGGATGCGGGCCTTCTTCGACGCGATGCGGAGCGAGACGTTTGACGCCGCGCGGGCGTGTCCGCTCGACTCGCCGTTTCCCGCCCTGCCGATGATGCGGCGGATCACGCTCCGGGTCATCCTCCGCACCGCCATGGGCCTGGCCCCCGGCCCGGAGATGGACCGCTTCGAGCGCAAGATGGAGGCGTTCCTGTCCAACGGGCGGCAGCGGTACGCGCTGGTGCTCATGACGATCGTCCCGATCAACCGGCTGAGCGGTTCGCGATGGGTCCCGCTGTTCCGGCAGTTGAGCGACCTCGATGACGACCTGTCCGCGGTCATCGCGGCGAGGCGGCGCGGCGAGGGCCCGACGGGTGGCGAAAACGTGCTCGACGACCTGCTCGCGGCGACGCACGAGGACGGCTCGCCGCTCGATGATCGGGAGGTCCGGGACGCGCTGATCACGATCCTGATCGCGGGCCACGAAACGACCGCCCTGGCGCTCGCCTGGGCGCTAATCGATATTGTGCCGCGCCCGGAGGTCGTCGATCGCCTGGCCGACGAATTGACGCGGGTCACCGGCGGCGGCCCACCCGAGGCCGAGCACTTGCCGGCGCTTGAGTACCTCGACGCGGCGATCCGCGAGAGTCTGCGGATCAGCCCGGTGGTGCCGTTCGTCGTTCGGAAGACGGTTCGACCGTTCGTCGCGGGCGGGCGGGAGTACCCGGCCGGGGTGGTCCTCTGCCCGTGCTCGTACCTGGTCCACCGGCGCGACGAGCTCTACCCCGAACCGGATCAGTTCCGCTCGGAGCGGTTCCTGGAGCGGAAGTTCGGGCCGCACGAGTGGTTCCCGTTCGGCGGCGGCAATCGAGTCTGCCTCGGGATGCCATTCTCCCTGTACGAGATGAAGACTCTGCTCGCCACGCTTTTTGGTCAGGTCCGGCTGGCTCGCCCGACCGGAGCGCGTTCGCGAGCGAGGCGGTACGGCCTCGTCCTGGGGCCGGACGACGAGGCGCGGGTGGTTGTTAGGAGTTTGTCCCGATAA
- a CDS encoding SBBP repeat-containing protein — translation MWQPFSSRTQTSPKRPRTVSKASRPRLESLEDRVVLSAVFDSVFDVGSDTASATAQSNAVDAAGNTYVIGSFSGPMDFDPNVVRPDGSDILTPPGPWAGYIAKYAPDNTLVWARMVGSKLSTGPGSVAVDGAGNVHVSGEFSGQAAFGSTSLTAAGPSDAFVTKLDANGNFLWTKSWGSSTTGEHDGDIAIDASGNVFTAGTSWYQSGNTIYYTGFEVRKYSPTGAVTWSKRFDNSGGGASSLATDAGGNVYVAGAFFGILDFDPDAKKTNYVTGGPNANAYVLKLTAAGSFGWVAPFITRSTQVLSTVSPTDLALDAAGNIVVGGIYNGQVDFNPSTSVDTRLPNFATLTSDGFVARLSPTGSLQWATRLGCAPVASLAVDTAGAVYATGTFYEPFVPGFGLPTATSLGGTDVFVTKLTKTGAVDWAVTFGGTGGDYANGIAVDAAGNIYLAGYYSSATVDFDPDPIGTHTLTNPRGTNMFLLKLRKS, via the coding sequence ATGTGGCAGCCCTTCTCGTCCCGAACCCAAACCTCCCCGAAGCGTCCCCGGACCGTGAGCAAGGCGTCGCGTCCCCGCCTTGAATCCCTCGAGGACCGCGTCGTCCTCTCCGCCGTGTTCGACTCGGTCTTTGATGTCGGGAGTGATACCGCGTCGGCCACCGCGCAGTCCAACGCCGTGGACGCGGCCGGCAACACTTACGTGATCGGCAGCTTCAGTGGCCCGATGGATTTCGACCCGAACGTCGTCCGCCCCGACGGCTCCGACATCCTCACCCCGCCGGGACCCTGGGCCGGTTACATCGCCAAGTACGCCCCCGACAACACGCTCGTCTGGGCCCGCATGGTCGGCAGCAAGCTCAGTACAGGGCCCGGTAGCGTCGCGGTCGACGGGGCCGGGAACGTCCATGTCAGCGGCGAATTCTCCGGTCAGGCCGCCTTCGGATCGACGTCCTTGACGGCGGCTGGACCCTCCGACGCCTTCGTCACCAAGCTGGACGCGAACGGGAACTTCCTCTGGACCAAGAGCTGGGGATCATCGACCACGGGGGAACACGACGGGGATATCGCCATCGACGCCTCCGGCAACGTCTTCACGGCTGGTACCTCGTGGTACCAGAGCGGCAACACCATCTACTACACCGGCTTCGAGGTCCGGAAGTACAGCCCGACCGGGGCGGTCACGTGGTCCAAGCGCTTCGACAATTCGGGCGGGGGGGCCTCGAGCCTGGCGACCGACGCGGGGGGCAACGTCTACGTCGCCGGTGCCTTCTTCGGCATCCTCGACTTCGATCCGGACGCCAAGAAGACGAACTACGTGACCGGAGGACCGAACGCGAACGCCTACGTCCTCAAACTGACGGCGGCCGGTTCCTTCGGCTGGGTCGCGCCGTTCATTACCCGGTCAACCCAGGTGCTCTCCACGGTCAGCCCGACCGACCTGGCTCTCGACGCGGCGGGCAACATCGTCGTCGGCGGGATCTACAACGGCCAGGTCGACTTCAACCCGAGTACGAGCGTCGATACCAGACTGCCGAACTTCGCGACGCTCACCAGCGACGGGTTCGTCGCCCGGCTCTCGCCCACCGGCTCGCTCCAGTGGGCGACCCGGCTGGGCTGTGCGCCGGTCGCAAGCCTGGCAGTCGACACCGCCGGCGCCGTCTATGCCACGGGCACCTTCTACGAGCCGTTTGTTCCCGGCTTCGGCCTGCCCACCGCCACTTCTCTGGGCGGGACTGATGTCTTCGTGACCAAACTGACGAAGACCGGGGCGGTCGACTGGGCGGTGACGTTCGGTGGCACGGGGGGTGACTACGCAAACGGGATCGCGGTCGACGCGGCCGGCAACATCTACCTGGCCGGCTACTACTCCTCCGCCACGGTTGACTTCGACCCAGACCCCATCGGCACCCACACGTTGACGAACCCGAGGGGAACAAACATGTTCCTTCTCAAGCTGAGGAAGAGTTAG
- a CDS encoding serine/threonine-protein kinase produces the protein MSVKLPSVETVFSEAIEIVSKAERSDFLERACGGDAALRRQVESLLDAHIRAGGFLQTATEADTLTLGSAPSADSLGAAIGPYKLLEAIGEGGMGVVYMAEQTHPVRRKVALKLIKPGMDSKQIIARFEVERQALAMMDHPNIARVHDAGATDDGRPYFVMELVHGLPITEYCDRERLSIPERLELFVLVCRAVQHAHQKGIIHRDLKPSNILVTVVDGSAVPKIIDFGIAKATGQTLTDKTCFTAFAQFVGTPMYMSPEQAELAGVDVDTRSDVYSLGVLLYELLTGTAPFDSETFRKAAFDEIRRIVREEEPPKPSTRLSSLGATQSTISANRKADARRLDRSVRGDLDWIVMKALDKKRQRRYETANDFAADVMRYLTDKPVEACPPSSWYRFTKYTRRHRMAITTSAVVATILVLAVVGLTVSLLAISREQAKAKGRLVLARRAVDEMYTEVAEKWFARQPRLTQVQREFLEKALAFYERFAAEEGDDSGVRLEAARAGLRTGTIQDKLGRPERAEAARRQAIERLEDLVGCHPDRAEYSAELSDALGTLGRQYAMDARSAEAEPLLTRAVVTYDSLVARLPDVRKYRLGLAQSLGAKGDLRVAQGRWQEAESDVRRGREILLKLLADAPRDRDCLRSLAARDMSLGSVLHGTDQYREAEEADRLAVTRFDALLVGDPTEADLRHRLAVSLDNHALSLEITGRRDDSIASSRRGEELLRSLISEFPDVPEYRAHLAKCEQALVLKLRVAGRLGEAIQTGELAVQVGEALVREHPAVLEYRVTLARSLEALADICSAWRGERFYDPPRALELARRAVEVAPDDGEAWQSLGWAQYRSGDWTGCIKSLEKQKDYSRLGDFVAVMAYWRLGDQARARAMFARCDEWLRGYETHSNGSKYPEPPLFRRFRDEAATLLGTESPERGR, from the coding sequence ATGAGCGTGAAACTCCCGAGCGTCGAGACCGTCTTCAGCGAAGCGATCGAGATCGTTTCGAAAGCCGAGCGGTCGGACTTTCTGGAACGGGCGTGCGGCGGCGACGCCGCGCTGCGTCGGCAGGTCGAGTCGCTGCTCGACGCCCATATCCGGGCGGGCGGATTCCTTCAGACTGCCACCGAGGCCGACACCCTTACACTCGGCTCCGCGCCTTCGGCCGACAGCCTTGGCGCGGCCATCGGCCCGTATAAGTTGCTGGAGGCGATCGGCGAGGGGGGCATGGGCGTCGTCTACATGGCCGAGCAGACGCATCCCGTGCGACGCAAGGTGGCGCTCAAGCTCATCAAGCCGGGGATGGACTCGAAGCAGATCATCGCCCGCTTCGAGGTCGAACGCCAGGCGTTGGCGATGATGGACCACCCGAACATCGCCAGGGTACACGACGCAGGAGCGACCGACGACGGCCGGCCTTACTTCGTCATGGAGCTGGTTCACGGCCTGCCGATCACCGAGTATTGCGACCGCGAGCGGCTCTCGATCCCCGAACGGCTGGAGCTGTTCGTCCTGGTCTGCCGCGCCGTTCAGCACGCCCACCAGAAGGGGATCATCCACCGCGACCTGAAGCCCTCGAACATCTTGGTGACGGTCGTCGACGGCTCGGCGGTCCCCAAGATCATCGACTTCGGCATCGCCAAGGCCACGGGTCAGACCCTGACCGACAAGACCTGCTTCACGGCCTTCGCCCAGTTCGTCGGCACGCCCATGTACATGAGCCCAGAGCAGGCGGAGCTGGCGGGCGTCGACGTGGACACCCGCAGCGACGTCTACTCCCTGGGCGTCCTCCTCTACGAACTCCTGACCGGCACGGCGCCGTTCGACTCCGAGACGTTCCGCAAGGCCGCGTTCGACGAGATCCGCCGGATCGTCCGCGAGGAGGAGCCGCCGAAGCCGAGCACTCGACTCAGTTCTCTCGGGGCGACGCAGTCGACGATCTCGGCGAATCGCAAGGCCGACGCACGCCGCCTCGACCGCTCCGTCCGTGGCGACCTCGACTGGATCGTGATGAAGGCGTTGGACAAGAAACGGCAACGGCGTTATGAGACGGCCAACGACTTCGCGGCCGACGTGATGCGGTACCTCACCGACAAGCCGGTGGAGGCGTGCCCGCCGTCGTCATGGTATCGGTTCACAAAGTACACCCGGCGCCACCGCATGGCGATCACGACGTCGGCGGTCGTGGCGACGATCCTGGTCCTCGCGGTGGTCGGTCTCACGGTGAGCCTGCTGGCGATCTCGCGGGAGCAGGCGAAGGCGAAGGGCCGGCTAGTCCTGGCCCGCCGCGCCGTCGACGAGATGTACACGGAGGTCGCCGAGAAGTGGTTCGCCCGGCAGCCGCGGCTCACCCAGGTTCAGCGGGAGTTCCTCGAGAAGGCCTTGGCGTTCTACGAGCGATTCGCCGCCGAGGAGGGCGACGACTCGGGGGTCCGGCTCGAAGCCGCCAGGGCCGGGCTCCGGACGGGGACGATTCAGGACAAGCTTGGGAGGCCCGAACGGGCGGAGGCCGCCCGGCGGCAGGCGATCGAGCGGCTCGAAGACCTTGTCGGCTGCCACCCCGATCGTGCCGAGTACAGTGCCGAGCTATCCGACGCTCTCGGAACACTCGGAAGGCAATACGCGATGGACGCGAGATCCGCCGAAGCCGAACCCCTTCTCACGCGAGCGGTGGTGACCTACGATTCGCTCGTGGCCAGACTCCCAGATGTCCGGAAATACCGCCTCGGGCTCGCTCAGTCACTCGGGGCGAAGGGCGACTTGCGTGTGGCGCAAGGACGCTGGCAGGAGGCTGAGTCCGACGTACGTCGCGGGCGGGAAATCCTCCTCAAGCTCCTGGCGGACGCCCCTCGCGATCGGGATTGCCTGCGATCACTCGCCGCCCGGGACATGAGCCTCGGGAGCGTCCTCCACGGTACTGACCAATATCGAGAGGCCGAGGAGGCCGACCGTCTGGCAGTGACGCGGTTCGATGCGCTTCTGGTGGGAGACCCGACCGAGGCGGACCTCCGGCACCGGCTCGCCGTCTCTCTGGATAACCACGCACTCTCCTTGGAAATCACTGGGCGACGGGATGACTCCATCGCGAGTTCGCGGCGCGGCGAGGAACTGCTCCGATCCCTCATCAGCGAGTTCCCCGACGTTCCCGAGTATCGTGCTCACCTTGCCAAATGCGAGCAGGCACTGGTTCTCAAGCTCCGCGTGGCAGGCCGTCTAGGGGAAGCGATACAGACCGGTGAACTGGCCGTTCAGGTGGGCGAGGCCCTGGTCCGCGAGCACCCGGCTGTGCTCGAGTACCGCGTGACCCTGGCTAGAAGCCTCGAGGCGCTCGCTGACATCTGTTCTGCCTGGCGCGGAGAGCGGTTTTATGACCCGCCGCGCGCGCTGGAACTGGCTCGCCGGGCGGTCGAGGTTGCTCCCGACGATGGCGAAGCGTGGCAATCCCTGGGCTGGGCCCAGTACCGCTCGGGGGACTGGACGGGCTGCATCAAGTCCTTGGAGAAGCAAAAGGATTACTCACGCCTCGGCGATTTCGTCGCCGTCATGGCCTACTGGAGGTTGGGAGACCAGGCCAGGGCCCGCGCGATGTTCGCTCGTTGCGACGAATGGTTACGCGGCTACGAAACGCACTCGAACGGGAGCAAATACCCAGAACCGCCGCTGTTCCGCCGCTTTCGCGACGAGGCGGCGACCCTGCTGGGCACCGAGTCGCCTGAGCGAGGGCGATAA